The following are encoded in a window of Psilocybe cubensis strain MGC-MH-2018 chromosome 4, whole genome shotgun sequence genomic DNA:
- a CDS encoding Translocation protein sec63 — protein MATYEYDEAGVMAAYFIITFLAMVLVPLTISSLTKISEATTSAKGITDGCQCTPCVEQREAISKQERGSLLNPKISRRTYFLLGGWSLFAFVCYRVSLLKVENKIYNPFEILGISTSMPEKDIKSHFKKLSKQFHPDKVKATANMTIEAIQDRFVEITKAYKSLTDERIKENWIKYNHPDGPQSTSMGIALPKWIIEGKNRIWVMAAYGLVFGGALPALVGRWWFGNRQKTKDGIHAQSAAAFFKTIKEESSMEEVVGALGKAYQWELPVGKSKSSAEIDALEKTIKEEVGAKWTEVRKIAQDFNGELHESRRQALVLIYAHLLRLEVKDAGLKKKQQQVLLQTPMLLNALLNVSVARTWLLPTLSIMRLYGYLAQAIPTNASQRLRLTQLPHIKQEDITPLPVKANDMSDVLASLEEKDDPRTKDVKKALEKWGRVDIVSATFKVIGERIVTPSSIIYLLVKLRITPPGSTPSTPVELTVDETKKAVQLEEEIDEKFLASRLDAEELPSSKTNGGAAHAPFWPGTRKPSWWIVLADDKSNRVVVPPMKITDIPYSQPGSDRDYRSYKIQFQGPPNTGLFTWKVYIVSDTFVGEEATTEISLKIEDPPAAEEAPSDEDISEPDEDTIAGQMAMMRGGKVKKRVEEESEDESSGTDDDKNDTDSSDSDSD, from the exons ATGGCTACATACGAATACGATGAGGCCGGAGTCATGGCCGCGTACTTTATTATCACATTCCTTGCCATGGTCCTAGTACCTCTCACCATCTCCTCACTCACAAAGATATCCG AGGCAACCACTTCAGCCAAGGGAATTACCGATGGATGCCAGTGCACACCATGCGTCGAACAGCGCGAAGCTATTAGCAAGCAAGAGCGGGGGTCGTTATTGAATCCTAAAATCAGCAGGAG GACCTATTTCCTACTTGGAGGGTGGTCGTTATTCGCGTTTGTTTGCTACAGAGTGTCACTATTGAAAGTGGAGAATAAAATCTATAATCCTTTTGAGATTCTTGGTATCTCTACA AGTATGCCGGAGAAGGACATCAAGTCACACTTCAAAAAGCTCTCAAAACAATT CCATCCTGACAAAGTTAAAGCTACCGCAAACATGACAATTGAGGCTATCCAGGACCGCTTCGTAGAGATCACCAAAGCCTACAAATC CTTAACAGACGAACGCATCAAAGAGAACTGGATTAAATACAACCATCCTGATGGTCCCCAGAGCACGTCAATGGGTATCGCTCTGCCTAAATGGATTATTGAAGGCAAGAATAGAATTTGGGTTATGGCTGCCTACGGTCTTGTCTTCGGCGGTGCTCTCCCAGCTCTTGTT GGACGATGGTGGTTCGGCAACAGGCAAAAGACGAAGGATGGAATTCATGCCCAGTCAGCAGCAGCGTTCTTCAAGACTATCAAGGAGGAATCTTCtatggaggaggtggtgggtgCTCTTGGGAAAGCATATCAGTGGGAACTCCCAGTTggcaagtccaagtccagtGCAGAAATCGATGCTTTGGAGAAGACTATCAAAGAGGAAGTTGGTGCCAAATGGACGGAGGTGCGGAAAATTGCTCAGGACTTCAACGGAGAGCTCCACGAGTCAAGAAGACAAGCTCTTGTCCTTATTTATGCGCATTTGTTGAGATTGGAAGTCAAAGATGCAGGGCTTAAGAAAA AACAACAACAAGTTCTCCTCCAAACTCCAATGCTCCTTAATGCCCTTCTCAACGTATCAGTTGCTCGCACTTGGCTGCTTCCAACCCTGTCGATCATGCGTCTATACGGATACCTTGCACAAGCCATTCCCACCAACGCCTCGCAACGCCTTAGGTTGACACAACTTCCACACATCAAGCAAGAAGATATTACACCGCTACCTGTTAAGGCAAATGATATGAGTGATGTCCTTGCCTCCCTGGAGGAGAAAGATGATCCCAGAACAAAGGATGTGAAGAAGGCTTTGGAAAAATGGGGACGTGTGGATATTGTTAGCGCTACTTTCAAAG TTATTGGTGAACGTATTGTTACTCCATCGTCTATCATATACCTTCTTGTCAAGCTCCGCATTACTCCACCCGGAAGTACACCCAGCACGCCAGTAGAGTTGACTGTCGACGAGACCAAGAAGGCTGTTCAGCTTGAGGAAGAAATCGACGAAAAGTTCTTGGCTTCGCGGTTAGATGCCGAGGAACTTCCATCCTCTAAAACTAACGGTGGTGCAGCCCATGCGCCTTTCTGGCCTGGG ACCCGCAAACCTTCGTGGTGGATTGTTCTCGCCGATGACAAATCCAACCGCGTTGTTGTCCCACCAATGAAAATCACCGACATTCCTTACTCGCAGCCGGGCTCGGATAGGGATTATCGCTCGTATAAGATCCAATTCCAAGGCCCACCGAATACGGGTCTGTTTACATGGAAAGTCTACATTGTCAGCGACACATTCGTCGGTGAAGAAGCGACTACCGAGATCTCT CTCAAGATCGAGGACCCACCTGCTGCTGAAGAAGCGCCTTCAGATGAAGACATTTCTGAGCCCGATGAAGACACTATTGCAGGTCAGATGGCAATGATGCGCGGCGGTAAAGTTAAGAAACGCGTCGAAGAGGAGAGCGAGGATGAGAGCagtggaactgatgacgATAAGAACGACACTGATAGCAGCGACAGTGATAGTGATTGA
- a CDS encoding Cytochrome P450 monooxygenase 75, with protein sequence MELPPGIIFLTQRAPKITLPPLLTYLAARVLGSDSLYGYQPSWWALGVAMLASLPLAFTAAIVWDEVYIRLDAARKGAVLPPRIGDWTPGNILTLIRQVKSFERGYPGEFLEDICAQVKAGVFNNRIFFENRLVTTEPEHLKAMLGTQFDQFEKERISDFENFDRHAEDAISQLKGRLRAGYPVDFQDLVARFTLDSATVFLFGNDVKSLAGVLPYPHYITDIPSTERQTEEHPALRFVNAFAEAQTIMAWRLRYGYMWPLAEFWHDRIKGPMKVVHDFVDPIVAEAIKKKREGHGNVKEKEEETLLENLVNSTEDHITLRDEIMSLLVAGRDTTASGLTFVVYMLAEYPEVLRRLRAEVLEKVGRHRTPTYDDFREMKYMKAVINETMRLYPAVPFNVRASKCATVLPSKPGSQDRPMYVPANTRLPYATFVMHRRTDLWGPDAREFDPDRFLDDRLHKYLIPNPFIFIPFNAGPRICLGQQFAYHEMSFFLVKLLQQFSGISLASDAQPPQSRPPSEWAEDTSYPRKQKEKIRPKSHLTMYIEGGLWVTMEEAKDIDF encoded by the exons ATGGAGCTGCCACCAGGTATCATCTTTCTTACTCAAAGAGCGCCTAAGATCACTTTGCCCCCTTTGCTCACATATCTCGCTGCGCGGGTACTGGGTTCGGACTCGCTGTATGGATATCAGCCATCGTGGTGGGCATTGGGCGTTGCGATGCTTGCCAGTCTGCCTCTTGCATTTACCGCTGCAATTGTCTGGGATGAAGTGTACATTAGGCTGGACGCCGCTCGCAAGGGTGCAGTTTTGCCTCCTCGCATCGGGGATTGGACTCCAGGAAACATACTCACGCTCATTAGACAAGTCAAGAGCTTTGAAAGGGGATATCCAG GAGAGTTTTTGGAGGATATATGCGCTCAAGTTAAAGCAGGCGTATTCAATAATCGTATATTTTTTGAGAATAGG CTTGTTACAACTGAACCCGAGCATCTGAAGGCCATGTTGGGAACGCAATTCGATCAATTTGAGAAAG AGCGCATCAGcgattttgaaaattttgacaGGCATGCGGAGGATGCAATTTCCCAACTCAAGGGCCGTCTGCGTGCAGGTTATCCTGTTGATTTTCAG GATCTTGTAGCTCGATTCACCCTCGATTCTGCAACCGTGTTTTTGTTCGGAAACGATGTTAAGTCATTGGCCGGAGTACTCCCATATCCTCATTATATCACCGACATACCTTCAACCGAAAGGCAAACGGAAGAACACCCAGCGTTACGCTTCGTCAACGCCTTTGCAGAAGCACAGACAATCATGGCCTGGCGCCTGCGCTACGGATACATGTGGCCGCTCGCCGAGTTCTGGCACGATAGGATAAAGGGCCCAATGAAGGTTGTGCATGATTTTGTTGACCCAATTGTAGCGGAAGCtatcaagaagaaaagagaaggacATGGAAAcgtgaaagaaaaggaggaagaaaccCTCTTGGAGAATTTGGTCAATTCGACAGAAGACCATATAACATTGCGAGATGAGATAATGTCTTTGCTGGTTGCCGGACGTGATACG ACCGCCAGTGGATTAACATTCGTGGTCTATATGCTTGCGGAGTATCCCGAAGTACTTCGTCGTCTACGTGCAGAAGTTCTGGAGAAGGTTGGCCGTCATAGAACGCCAACGTATGACGACTTTAGGGAAATGAAGTATATGAAGGCTGTGATCAATG AAACGATGCGCCTATATCCTGCTGT GCCGTTTAATGTTAGGGCGTCCAAATGCGCAACAGTTCTTCCCAGTAAGCCAGGTTCTCAGGATAGACCGATGTATGTCCCCGCCAATACAAG GCTGCCATACGCTACTTTTGTCATGCACAGGAGGACAGACCTATGGGGACCAGATG CTCGCGAGTTCGACCCAGATCGCTTCTTGGACGACAGGCTGCATAAATATCTCATCCCGAATCCGTTCATATTCATTCCTTTCAACGCCGGACCAAGGATATGTCTTGGCCAACAG TTCGCCTATCACGAGATGTCCTTTTTCCTGGTCAAGCTTCTGCAGCAGTTTTCTGGCATCTCGCTCGCAAGTGATGCCCAGCCCCCGCAATCGCGCCCGCCATCGGAATGGGCGGAGGATACGAGCTACCCAaggaaacagaaagaaaagatcAGGCCTAAATCGCATTTGACCATGTATATCGAG GGAGGGCTATGGGTGACGATGGAGGAAGCTAAAGACATAGATTTTTAA